Genomic DNA from Salvia miltiorrhiza cultivar Shanhuang (shh) chromosome 1, IMPLAD_Smil_shh, whole genome shotgun sequence:
GGATTATAACTTCCCACAAATTCTGAAGCATCCGAAAATTGAAACAAACACTCCCACCAGCTGAAAGTATACAACATTTGAGAGAAATCGACGATTGGTGATTTGCTTCCGCCGACATTATCTGTAAAATCCAACGTCGGTGGCGTCGCCCGAGCGCAAGCCACGTGTCTGTCTTGCCAGTTGAAGAACACTACTTATTAGTGGCTACGAAACCAAACGACAGCGGCGgacaaaaactgaaaaataatcCGACCTTTAACAATCGTTTTCTTCAAGAATACCGGGGCTTCGAACTTCGAAGTTGGTATTTTTTCTTCCCATTTGCGACATTTATTGATTAAGGGGGTTGGTGCTTTCTTGAATTTGCTCAAAAAGTCCGTCTCTTTGGATGAAATATGGATTTTTAACATCGGGAGCTTGTTTGATTTGCTTCAATTTTTCTGGGTTTAGTAACTTATATTTTTAGAATGCTGGTAACTGAGAGTGGTTGATGCTGTGTGGGTTGgaattggagagagagagagagagaggttcccAGTTTGGATGGTTGATAGaactgcgtgtgtgtgtgtgtgtgttttgagaAGGGGATGTTAATAGAGATGGTTATTTGAGGGACCCATGAGTCTGATGCTGATATTGCTAACTGCAGATTGAGAAGTTGTTCTTTGAATTTGATTAACCAACCGCAAAGAAGAGTTACAGCTAAAAGTGCAATATATCATGGAGTTCGGCTCATATCAGAACATGCACGGTAATCATTCCCTTCATCTCGTGTTAAGCCCTGCATTTCTCTTGATTCTTTCGTTTCCGATTCTTGAATCTGTGAAAGAATACAAATTGCATTGATAATATAGGAAGATGCTGTAAATTTCTGAATAGGATCAGAATGGAACTTTCTTGAAAACGATCAAATTCAAGTACATTTGTTTTTCTCTTTAATTGTTCGTGAATTATGGGAATATAGCTCGTTTATGATGTATGAATTTCGAGGTTTTTCCTATGTCACATGAAAGACCTTCATTAGTTTCAGTTATTATCATACAATTCCAATAATATTTGAACGCATTCGATGTCATGCTTAAATGAATTTCCTGATTTAGGTTAGCAACGTTACATAGTTACTATTTTTTTCTAAAGTCTATATGTGCCCTTGTTGACTGATCTCACTCTCCCATCAAATAGACAAGAACCACAAAAGCTCAATCGGGAGGGCGAATGAACCTGATCATCGAGATGCCTCTGAGAACCCGATCCCAGTGGAGCAAAGTCATCCTTCTGGTCCTGCAGAAGTAAATATGGAAGTTCCTATTACTGCTGATGAAGTTATACGTGCCGGAGGCTTTGGAGCTACTGATGATATCGGTACCATGCTTCCAGCTGCCAGTGATTGCACTGAttttgaagaccatctccgtgATGTTCAGGGCTATGAAGGATCCAAGGATGCCAAAACTGGCAAAGTTGAAGAGGGCGTAACTCCTGAAGCTCGAGGGGCAGCAAGTATGGAAGCTTCTTTCTTTTCTGATGATGTGATACGGGCTGGAGGTTTCGGAGCTACAGATAATATAAGTAGCTTTCTTCCTGTTGCAAGTGATTATACTGATTTTGAGGAAAATCTTCGTGATGCTCGAGGTTATGAAGAATCTGAAGAAAAGAGCAGCCGGCCTGGCCTTGGCTGGAAGAGCAAATGAGTCTCTGTTTAAATGTTAACCAAGTATCTTGCTTTTATTGCTCCCTACTAGTTAAGGTTCTTCCTATTATAGTTCCAAAACGTTTTCCTTGGATGAAGTTACACAGTCCATTTCTGCTATCAATTTTCGTGTTCAAACTTGTATAAGCTTGATGGCGATGCTTGATATCGTCTATACTGGTTTGTTGATGCTTGTAAATTTTGTTTTCGACAGCAAAGATATAAAATCTCATATTCTCCATACTTCCTTGATACTATTCTAGAACATCTGATGCTGGAagtccaaaaataaaagaagTATGTGCATTTTATCTATCTACTATTTTTCTTGGCTCTTGACATCAGGCGATGTCTCGACCCTCTGGTCTTTGTAGCGCAGACACCATTCCTCTCCGGAATATCCTCTGTCCCGGAGCTAGGATCGCCAGGGGATCGTAGCTCAACTTTCTCCGGCAGAAAACTTCCCAGTGGGCACCGAAATGAGCTTCCCACTCCTCTTCAGTGCTGTAATGTGGCAGGTACTGTTTGATCCCAAGGTAAGGTCTCTGGCTAAAACTCagtattttcttgttttgtgATAAAATATGCTCGAGGCCATCCTTTCCTGTCGATGATGCTATTGCTGAAGATAAGAAAGCGATCAGGTAGAAAACGTCCTCATCGGGTGTGACCAAGGACGTTCCAGATTTCCACCTAAAACCAAAGCAGAATTAGGGCATCAGACTTACTTTTCTGTTAATGTTATTACTTATTGATTTTATTGTAGAATTGATACCTTGCTTTGTTGACGGGGTAGATGAGGACGGGGCCGTTGCTCGTATCTTTTACTATGCTACCGAAAACTTCTCTGGCGAACTCATGAATTCGGCTTCTGGGAACAAGAAGGTTCAGCCATGGGTGTGGTACCTCCCAGAGGCCTTTTTCCCGGAGTTTCACTTCAGACACGTGTACTCTGTCAAGGAAGTCGACATAGGAAACCTCCGACAGGAAGAGAGTGGATCGTATGTAGTTCAGTTCTGATAAGAGAGTGTCGACATCCTGCATACCAGGTAGCAGAGGTGAAGAATTTAGCAGGCTCTGGTAACTCTTCGACAGCCTGAGATGGATAGCATGTTCGAGATTCTCACCTGATTGATGTTGTCCGAATCTCGAGGATTGTAGTACTTTGCAACTTCCAGGCAAAACAGAAGCTTCCCATCGGAGGTGAACTGGTCTGCTTGAACTGGATCCTTGGGATTGAAAGACGATCTCCAGTTGTTTAACAAGCCGGTTCTGTTTATGATGATGAATCCTTCTACGTAGTCCAAGGATTTTTTCGTAGATATCAGATGCTCCTGGTCACGGGCGAATGTTGAGAAATCTGAATACAGTGCTCTTATCCATTTAACCTGCAAGGAAAACTGTGAGTCAAGAAGAAATTCTCATGGCCTTATTTGTATCTTGCTAACTCAACTCACCATTTTCGGCGCAGGCTCTAAGGCAATTCTTGCTTGGGTGATGATGCCAAACTGTCCTAGACCGCCTAGCACGGCGTGGAAGAGGTCTGCGTTTTGCTCTTCCGAACACGTAGCTACTTCTCCTCTACCTGCACATAGACAATTCAGGTTATTAGATGGTTCTTCTCAAATTTTGGGATGCATTTTGCTATATGTTATGGTGATATAACCTGTGACAACTTGGAGTTGGTAGACATTGTTAATCTGTGGCCCGTGTCGGAAAGCCTGGCCGCTGATTCCAGCATTCGACAAGGTGCCACCAACAGTGAGATGGAGATAATCAGTCCACGATCTTGGTGTTAGACCTTGTTTGAGGCTCTCATGCAGGATATCTATCCACAGTACCCCAGCAGAAACATCAACATAGGGGTGTTTCCCGGTGTGGAAGCTCATCTCGGGGACACGGAGTGACTCCATGCTGATCACAACGCCCTGATGCACCTGTGCCTGGCCTTCCAGCGAGTGGCCGTGGCCCCGTGCAGCAACAGTGAGCTCTGAATTCAGGCCCAAGTCATACACGTACCTCACAACGGACAGAATATCCGAAACTGATTTCGGATGCAAAACTGCAGACGGCATGAGATGGTATCTATTGCCGAAGTCCCTTGCTGCAAACTCCATATTATTGAAAGACAAGTTCCCCTCGAACCTCATCTTGGCCAGGGATGAATGCACTAGAGATTCATCGGTTTGTGGGGTGGCAAAAGGGTGGTTAGAACAAATGATCATGAAACTGTGCAACAAAACTAGTACAAGAAGAGCTCTGGTTTTCTGTCTAAAGAAAGTGAGGCACTCTCCGATAAGCATCTCGTACCCAAGTTTTCGAGACTGGGAACGCAACATCGATGGGTACTtagctttctctttctttcactATGCAATAAGGCGTTTTCAAATTTGTCTTGGTCCTATGTTTAGTTCTTCTTAAGTGGAGATACTTATATCCAAAATAAAGGAGATATTGCAACAAACTTTTTCAATATTTGATTGCATCACCTTTTTTGCTTGAGACTATTTGGGGCAAATATATTTGTACACTTGGACCAATCACTGCTATCCTCACACTTTTGAGGACTTAGTGACTTCACATTTTGCTGCAAACATGATTCTTGCATATGTTGTAAGTTATGCACTATTTGTCGGATGGTGGACAATGCATCATGTTATTTTCTTGTTTAGGGGGACCCAATAAAGTATACAGTATATGAACGAACCCCCTCGTCCCCTCCGGTTatatattgtgtgtgtgtgtgtgtgtgcaggCATAGGTGGTgtagtaaaaaaataattacttggtCTTGAGTGTGAAAACTTGAGGCAGCCCCCGTTGTTATGGAGTCGTATATTCCAGTTTTAGGTCTTAGCTTCTTTTGGAAATGTGAGTTTGGCCAACCTAACCTGCCTAATATTTGGTTAACTTTCTTGAATAAACTACTGATAAAAGTCACAAaaagttgttttgttttcctaATAAAGCTGCCTTATCAAGTTGGATCTAGCTTGTCATCGGACCGCGTCTCGTGCTGCCATTACCCGAGTTTATCTTGTCTGAAAGCTCCCTAACACGAACACGAGGTGCTGAAAGCACTATTGActtgagtttgatgatgatattttgcAGGGTCTATAGCTACTGATCACGACATGTTTAGTCTCTCCTTTAACTAAGGGTGAAAATGGAGCATGCTTACCATCCATTTCTGGGTGGGACAAAGGCATGATGCTTTTTGAAGAAAGTCTCTCTTTGAGCAGACTGAGCTTGTGAAAACTCGATTCGTTGGTCGGACAGCGACGGGGAGGTCTCGAGATCCGTGCCGCCTGCGTCGCAGTCATCTGAGGGGCAATGTTTGTGGGTAGGGGCCTGGGGCAAGTTGGGCACAGAATAAAATGGAAAAGTGGGAGATGTGTAGATGACAGTTTGAACTGGAGAGTCGGttaaaaatgcattaatttgtGTGAACATTGCAGTCTTGGATCCCAGCATAATTAGGACAGGTCTACATGATTCCCTACAACCAAGTACCACTTCCAACATTATTGCTCTgtgagagaagagaagagaagagaagagaagagaagagaagaggagAGGACCTTGCACTTGTTTGTGGCCGGGGATCCATGCTCTTTTCTTACAATTAATGTGCCTAATACATACATACGaggattattattattgtctTTACTTAGTTAGTTGTCGTTACACTTAGAAAATACACTtcttataacatttttttatgcTGGATGATATGGATTTGAGATCATTTTCCTTATAGGGTAAGTTTGAGATCATGTCTCAAATATTAATTGGTCGTTGAGTGTAGCTAGCTTGGCCTTCTCAACAATATATTGCTACTACTTATACAACATATCTTAGCTAAGAAAGATTACATATTTTTTGGTGGAATGTTACACTACTGCATTACCACGTTTGTTGTTTTTAGTGTTGCATGCAAATGTAAGATTTTTTGTAGTGTAAGCTTATAGTAGTTGTACCTTGAGGTCAGGTTGGAGAAAGTGACGTCAGTTTGCAGATTCTTGTACTGCGAGAAAGATTCTAATTGCTATTTGCCAGATGGGGAAGGTACAATACCACATTCCTACTTTTAGGTATAAATGTTATGTCCCAAATAATGTATGCCTTTTTAAATCGATACTCAATGTGCTATAAATAACTTCGACTCCAGAATCTCATCATTTTTCAGTTGGAACTCCATCTGAAAATACTTTCTTTTGAATGTTTGAAACTACGCGAGTTTTCTTATATTATACTCCCCCGTCCAATTGACAATGATTTATTACTGTTCAGCGCGATTATTAAGAATAAGAgtgattaaatgataaaaatgataTAAAGTGGTGGAGTTCATAATTTTTGTGAGagtgtgattttttttcttttctgaaaTAGACTATTATCAATGTGACAGACAAAATAAAAGTAAGTCATTATTAATGGAATGAAatgagtatatatatagagaaataTTTCACGAGTCATTGTTAAtaggacgaatgaagtatatacatatatagagagagagaaaaagaaaatatttcacataaaatgctaaatatttaaagaatagaaaatatattaaaaaatcataCCCGATACGATTGTGAGCCTGTCTGCTCCAAGATTCATTTGGTTGATGACATTAATTGCAAGGCCGAATTAAAAGGATATGTCGATGAAGAGGacaaatttcaaatttaagtGCACAACGCGAGTGATGAGTTCAGTCCTCACTCCTCAATGCCCTAAATCAAGACATTTAGCGATAATTCACGCTCTACCTCATCGATGATGGGCATTTCAACGCTGAATATTtatgtaattaaaaaatatatgcttCGATAATTGTTATGTTTTCATGTATGGATTATTTAGCcacacaaaataaaattaatcatatcAGTGCGATTATGTTTGTAATCCTTTGAACCGACACTATCACTGCGATTATGTTTATTTTTGCACTATGTTATCAGTTAATGAAGCAAACTAATGATCACAAtggaaatattttaaatagaaAGAGAATgattggtaaaaaaaaaaaatcgtctgAACCAAACAAAATCTTGATCATAAAAGTCATATTGGGACCATGACCACCACATACGCATTGAATTTAATTTAGTCTTAAAGGCTAGTCTAGTGAGAAACCACAACGATTTCACTATCTCCATAATTCGAAGGTAAGTGATCCATTTATTCATTGaaatgatatttatttatttttaaataaattcttgattttatcttcttctttaaatatttttaagagaattaatatctatttttatatattttcggaTGTCTAAAAAGAAAGGAGGAAGAGATTAAATTAGACTTGATCATGATACCTACGGATACTACaaagaagaaaggagaagaTTTAAAGCTTGCAAGACTTGGTCTCCCATGAAAGTAGGGATGTTGGTTAATTTGCTTAACCAACAAGACTACTTCGGCTCCAAGTTAAACCTAGACAGCATATCCACTACTCATGTTCTCAGCCACAATTTTCTTGCCCATCAAGCATATATtgaatctataaataggggcaAAGCTCACTGCAGTCGGTACCAGTTCATTCAAGTAAAATACAAGTGCAGGAGCTCAGAAGCTAATATTAGAACATCATTCACATCTAGTTCACAGTACACCTTGAGTGGAAGACTCGTTTGTTAGGGCTAATCAGTAGGTTTGATTGTTTgattttcatagattagcttCATTAAATTGATAGGA
This window encodes:
- the LOC131002292 gene encoding uncharacterized protein LOC131002292 translates to MEFGSYQNMHDKNHKSSIGRANEPDHRDASENPIPVEQSHPSGPAEVNMEVPITADEVIRAGGFGATDDIGTMLPAASDCTDFEDHLRDVQGYEGSKDAKTGKVEEGVTPEARGAASMEASFFSDDVIRAGGFGATDNISSFLPVASDYTDFEENLRDARGYEESEEKSSRPGLGWKSK
- the LOC131001647 gene encoding cytokinin dehydrogenase 9: MLRSQSRKLGYEMLIGECLTFFRQKTRALLVLVLLHSFMIICSNHPFATPQTDESLVHSSLAKMRFEGNLSFNNMEFAARDFGNRYHLMPSAVLHPKSVSDILSVVRYVYDLGLNSELTVAARGHGHSLEGQAQVHQGVVISMESLRVPEMSFHTGKHPYVDVSAGVLWIDILHESLKQGLTPRSWTDYLHLTVGGTLSNAGISGQAFRHGPQINNVYQLQVVTGRGEVATCSEEQNADLFHAVLGGLGQFGIITQARIALEPAPKMVKWIRALYSDFSTFARDQEHLISTKKSLDYVEGFIIINRTGLLNNWRSSFNPKDPVQADQFTSDGKLLFCLEVAKYYNPRDSDNINQDVDTLLSELNYIRSTLFLSEVSYVDFLDRVHVSEVKLREKGLWEVPHPWLNLLVPRSRIHEFAREVFGSIVKDTSNGPVLIYPVNKARWKSGTSLVTPDEDVFYLIAFLSSAIASSTGKDGLEHILSQNKKILSFSQRPYLGIKQYLPHYSTEEEWEAHFGAHWEVFCRRKLSYDPLAILAPGQRIFRRGMVSALQRPEGRDIA